Proteins encoded in a region of the Paenibacillus pedocola genome:
- the pdxS gene encoding pyridoxal 5'-phosphate synthase lyase subunit PdxS: protein METGTSRVKRGMAEMQKGGVIMDVMNAEQAKIAEAAGAVAVMALERVPSDIRAAGGVARMADPTIVEEVIKVVSIPVMAKARIGHYVEAKVLESLGVDYLDESEVLTPADEVFHIDKREFTVPFVCGAKDLGEALRRINEGASMIRTKGEPGTGNIVEAVRHMRFINSQIRKVTNLSKDELYHEAKTLGVPYELLLEVHELGKLPVVNFAAGGVATPADAALMMHLGADGVFVGSGIFKSDNPEKFARAIVEATTHFTDYKLIAEVSKNLGTPMKGIDIATLAPSERMSERGR from the coding sequence ACAGGCAAAGATTGCTGAGGCTGCGGGTGCAGTAGCCGTAATGGCTCTGGAACGGGTTCCTTCCGACATCCGCGCAGCAGGCGGTGTAGCACGGATGGCAGATCCTACAATTGTAGAAGAAGTTATCAAGGTAGTCAGCATTCCCGTAATGGCTAAAGCTCGTATCGGCCATTATGTAGAAGCTAAGGTCCTGGAGTCGCTGGGCGTTGATTATCTGGACGAGAGTGAAGTTCTGACTCCTGCCGATGAAGTTTTCCATATCGACAAGCGTGAATTTACAGTTCCTTTTGTATGTGGCGCAAAAGACCTCGGTGAGGCACTTCGCCGTATTAATGAAGGGGCTTCCATGATCCGTACCAAAGGCGAACCGGGAACAGGCAATATCGTTGAAGCTGTTCGTCACATGCGCTTCATTAATAGCCAGATCCGCAAAGTGACTAACCTGTCCAAGGACGAGCTGTACCATGAAGCCAAAACACTGGGAGTTCCTTACGAGCTTCTGCTTGAAGTCCACGAGCTTGGCAAACTGCCGGTTGTTAACTTTGCTGCAGGCGGTGTAGCTACTCCTGCCGATGCAGCCTTGATGATGCATCTGGGAGCGGATGGCGTATTCGTAGGTTCCGGTATTTTCAAATCGGATAATCCGGAGAAGTTTGCCCGTGCGATTGTTGAAGCAACCACACACTTCACTGACTACAAACTGATTGCTGAAGTATCCAAGAACCTCGGCACCCCGATGAAGGGGATTGATATTGCAACTCTGGCTCCGTCAGAACGCATGTCGGAGCGTGGCCGTTAA
- the pdxT gene encoding pyridoxal 5'-phosphate synthase glutaminase subunit PdxT, producing MKIGVLALQGAVTEHIVSIEKTGAEGLPIKRVEQLEEVEGLIIPGGESTTIGKLMRKYGFIEAIRDFSAQGKPIFGTCAGMIVLAKRIAGGEPSHLELMDITVARNAFGRQRESFECDLDVKGINEPVRAVFIRAPLINEVGPDVDVLTVYNDEIVTARQDNLLVSSFHPELTDDYRLHQYFADMVKASVEAKQ from the coding sequence ATGAAAATAGGAGTGTTGGCGCTTCAAGGCGCTGTAACAGAGCATATTGTCAGTATAGAGAAAACCGGAGCCGAGGGCCTTCCCATTAAGCGCGTAGAGCAGCTTGAGGAAGTGGAAGGACTGATCATCCCTGGCGGAGAAAGTACTACGATCGGCAAGCTGATGCGCAAATACGGCTTCATTGAAGCCATACGTGACTTCTCAGCCCAGGGCAAACCTATTTTCGGTACATGTGCGGGAATGATTGTGCTGGCGAAGAGAATTGCCGGAGGCGAACCTTCTCATCTTGAGCTGATGGATATTACCGTTGCCCGGAACGCTTTTGGCCGCCAGCGGGAGAGCTTTGAGTGTGATCTGGATGTAAAAGGGATAAATGAGCCGGTCCGTGCCGTCTTTATCCGTGCTCCGCTCATTAACGAAGTGGGTCCGGATGTCGATGTCCTGACGGTCTATAATGATGAGATCGTAACGGCGCGCCAGGACAACCTGCTGGTATCCTCTTTCCATCCGGAGCTGACCGATGATTACCGCCTGCATCAATATTTTGCCGATATGGTGAAGGCTAGTGTAGAAGCTAAACAATAG
- the serS gene encoding serine--tRNA ligase: MLDVKVLRSDYAKVEEALNKRGKSLDLIAGFPQLDLRRRELLQETEGLKNRRNIVSGDVAKKKKNGEPAEDLIAEMRTVSDRIKELDDEVRELETQIDELTMSIPNIPHESVPVGKSEEENVEVRRWSQPREFGFTPKSHWELAQQLDILDFEAAAKVTGSRFVFYKGLGARLERALINFMMDLHSGEHNYEEMLPPYIVNKDSLYGTGQLPKFEEDLFKLRDTEYYLIPTAEVPVTNYYREEILTAADLPKYHVAYSSCFRSEAGSAGRDTRGLIRQHQFNKVELVKLTTPETSYEELEKMTADAERVLQLLELPYRVLGLCTGDMGFTAAKTYDLEVWLPESGMYREISSCSNTEDFQARRANIRFRKEPKAKPEFVHTLNGSALAVGRTVAAILENYQQEDGSVLIPEALQPYMRNVKSISPKISQ, encoded by the coding sequence GTGCTAGATGTAAAAGTATTGCGCAGTGATTATGCCAAGGTAGAAGAGGCGCTTAATAAACGCGGGAAATCACTTGATTTGATTGCAGGCTTTCCACAGCTTGACTTGCGCCGGCGTGAACTGCTGCAAGAGACTGAAGGGCTTAAGAACCGCCGTAACATCGTTTCAGGCGACGTGGCTAAGAAGAAAAAGAATGGCGAGCCGGCAGAAGACTTGATTGCTGAGATGCGTACGGTATCCGACCGGATCAAGGAGCTGGATGATGAAGTCCGCGAACTCGAAACACAAATCGATGAGCTGACCATGAGCATTCCGAACATTCCTCATGAATCGGTGCCGGTAGGCAAATCCGAGGAAGAGAACGTTGAAGTGCGGCGCTGGTCGCAGCCAAGAGAGTTCGGATTTACGCCCAAATCCCATTGGGAGCTGGCACAGCAGCTGGATATCCTTGATTTTGAAGCCGCTGCCAAGGTTACAGGTTCCAGATTTGTGTTCTATAAGGGTCTTGGCGCCCGTCTGGAGCGCGCCTTGATCAACTTCATGATGGATCTTCACAGCGGAGAGCATAACTACGAGGAAATGCTGCCGCCATATATCGTAAATAAGGACAGCTTGTATGGTACAGGTCAGCTGCCGAAGTTTGAAGAGGATCTGTTCAAGCTGCGGGACACCGAATATTACCTGATTCCTACAGCCGAAGTACCGGTAACGAACTACTACCGTGAGGAGATTCTGACAGCTGCAGATCTGCCGAAATATCATGTTGCTTACAGCTCCTGTTTCCGTTCTGAAGCGGGTTCAGCAGGCCGGGACACCCGCGGGCTTATCCGTCAGCATCAATTCAATAAGGTAGAGCTTGTAAAGCTGACTACCCCTGAGACCTCATATGAGGAGCTTGAGAAGATGACAGCTGACGCTGAACGCGTACTGCAGCTTCTGGAGCTGCCGTACCGGGTGCTGGGCTTGTGTACCGGAGATATGGGCTTCACAGCAGCTAAGACGTATGATTTGGAGGTCTGGCTGCCTGAGAGCGGCATGTACCGTGAAATCTCCTCCTGCTCCAATACAGAGGACTTCCAGGCGCGCCGGGCTAATATCCGTTTCCGTAAGGAGCCTAAGGCAAAGCCTGAATTCGTTCATACCTTAAATGGTTCCGCATTAGCTGTAGGACGGACCGTGGCAGCTATTCTGGAGAACTACCAGCAGGAAGACGGCAGTGTGCTGATTCCGGAAGCACTCCAGCCATACATGCGTAATGTGAAATCGATTAGTCCGAAAATTTCTCAATAA
- a CDS encoding small acid-soluble spore protein P, translating to MSKPKSMPVPGVETNHEPREEHHSSGPKPLSGSKKVKQANHVDHHNRQG from the coding sequence ATGAGCAAACCCAAAAGTATGCCGGTTCCCGGCGTAGAGACTAACCATGAGCCTAGGGAGGAGCATCACTCCTCCGGGCCTAAGCCGTTATCCGGTTCTAAAAAGGTAAAGCAGGCTAACCATGTGGATCATCACAACCGGCAGGGATAA